The following are encoded together in the Erwinia sp. E602 genome:
- a CDS encoding alternative ribosome-rescue factor A, giving the protein MTRYQHKKGIIRDNALEALLHDPLFKIRVEENQKGKGSYRRKAKHAQKGNWEASGKAANSDVTTGLLLSRAKKTPALRLAVLLTG; this is encoded by the coding sequence ATGACCCGCTATCAACACAAGAAAGGCATTATCCGCGATAACGCACTTGAAGCCCTGTTGCATGACCCGTTGTTTAAAATCAGAGTTGAAGAAAATCAGAAGGGCAAAGGCAGCTACCGGCGCAAAGCAAAACACGCACAGAAAGGTAACTGGGAGGCCAGTGGTAAAGCCGCTAACAGCGACGTTACCACTGGCCTTCTGCTTTCTCGGGCAAAAAAAACGCCAGCTCTCAGACTGGCGGTTTTACTGACAGGCTGA
- the zntR gene encoding Zn(2+)-responsive transcriptional regulator, whose amino-acid sequence MYRIGQLANLADVTPDTIRFYEKQQMMDHQVRTEGGFRLYSENDLQRLKFIRYGRQLGFTLEAIRELLSIRVDPEHHTCQESKSIVQKRLNEVESMIAELQHMHRSLTRLNDACCGTAHSSRYCSILEALEQGASTSNAKAAD is encoded by the coding sequence ATGTACCGCATCGGGCAACTGGCAAATCTGGCTGACGTCACGCCGGACACCATTCGTTTCTATGAGAAGCAACAGATGATGGATCATCAGGTCCGTACTGAGGGCGGCTTTCGGCTTTACAGTGAGAACGACCTGCAGCGACTGAAGTTTATTCGCTATGGTCGCCAGCTGGGTTTCACCCTGGAGGCGATCCGCGAACTGCTGTCGATCCGCGTCGACCCTGAGCATCATACCTGTCAGGAGTCGAAATCGATCGTACAGAAGCGTCTGAACGAGGTGGAGAGCATGATCGCCGAGCTGCAGCATATGCACCGTTCGCTGACGCGGCTCAATGATGCCTGCTGCGGCACCGCGCACAGTAGCCGGTACTGTTCCATTCTGGAAGCTCTCGAGCAGGGGGCCAGCACATCAAACGCTAAAGCGGCAGATTGA
- the rplQ gene encoding 50S ribosomal protein L17, whose amino-acid sequence MRHRKSGRQLNRNSSHRQAMFRNMAGSLVRHEIIKTTLPKAKELRRVVEPLITLAKTDSVANRRLAFARTRDNEIVAKLFNELGPRFASRAGGYTRILKCGFRAGDNAPMAYIELVDRPEAQAEAAAE is encoded by the coding sequence ATGCGCCATCGTAAGAGTGGTCGTCAACTGAACCGCAACAGCAGCCATCGTCAGGCTATGTTCCGCAACATGGCTGGCTCTTTGGTTCGTCACGAGATTATCAAGACGACCCTGCCAAAAGCGAAAGAGCTGCGTCGCGTAGTTGAGCCGCTGATTACTCTTGCCAAGACCGACAGCGTAGCTAATCGTCGTCTGGCATTCGCCCGTACTCGTGATAACGAGATCGTGGCAAAACTGTTTAACGAGCTGGGCCCGCGTTTCGCGAGCCGTGCCGGTGGTTACACTCGCATTCTGAAGTGTGGCTTCCGCGCTGGTGACAACGCTCCGATGGCTTACATCGAGCTGGTTGATCGTCCAGAAGCTCAAGCAGAAGCTGCTGCAGAGTAA
- the trkA gene encoding Trk system potassium transporter TrkA: protein MKIIILGAGQVGGTLAENLVGENNDITVVDTDPLRLRQLQDKFDLRVVQGHGSHPRVLRDAGAEDADMLVAVTNSDETNMIACQVAYSLFNTPNRIARIRAPDYIRAADKLFIPEAVPIDHLISPEQLVIDNIYRLIEYPGALQVVNFAEGKVSLAVVKAYYGGPLVGNALSIMRDHMPHIDTRVVAIFRQDRPIRPQGSTVIEAGDEVFFIAASQHIRAVMSEYQRLEKPYKRIMIVGGGNIGFGLAQRLEKNYSVKLIERDQQRAAELAENLQNTIVFYGDASDQELLAEEHIDQIDLFIAITNDDEANIMSAMLAKRMGAKKAMVLIQRRAYVDLVQGSVIDIAISPQQATISALLSHVRKADIVGVSSLRRGVAEAIEAIAHGEESTSRVVGRMIEEIKLPPGTIIGGVVRGNDVMIASNDLRIEQGDHVIMFLTDKKFVPDVERLFQPSPFFL, encoded by the coding sequence ATGAAAATTATCATTCTTGGCGCAGGACAGGTTGGCGGTACGCTCGCAGAGAACCTTGTCGGTGAAAACAACGATATTACCGTGGTCGACACAGACCCTCTTCGTCTGCGCCAGCTGCAGGATAAGTTTGATCTGCGGGTGGTTCAGGGCCATGGTTCGCATCCACGCGTGCTGCGGGACGCCGGCGCGGAAGATGCCGACATGCTGGTTGCCGTGACCAACTCTGACGAAACCAATATGATCGCCTGTCAGGTTGCCTATTCGCTGTTTAACACCCCAAACCGCATCGCCCGTATCCGCGCGCCGGACTACATCCGCGCCGCAGATAAGCTGTTTATCCCTGAAGCCGTGCCGATCGACCATCTGATCTCTCCCGAACAGCTGGTGATCGACAATATCTACCGGCTGATCGAGTATCCGGGTGCGCTGCAGGTGGTTAACTTTGCCGAAGGCAAAGTCAGCCTTGCGGTCGTCAAAGCCTACTACGGTGGGCCACTGGTGGGGAACGCCCTGTCGATCATGCGCGATCATATGCCACACATTGATACCCGCGTGGTGGCAATCTTTCGCCAGGACCGTCCGATCCGCCCGCAGGGATCGACGGTGATCGAGGCCGGGGATGAAGTATTCTTTATCGCCGCCAGCCAGCACATTCGGGCGGTGATGAGTGAGTATCAACGTCTGGAGAAGCCTTATAAGCGCATAATGATCGTCGGCGGCGGCAACATCGGCTTTGGCCTGGCGCAGCGGCTGGAGAAAAACTACAGCGTGAAGCTGATCGAGCGTGACCAGCAACGTGCCGCAGAACTGGCAGAGAACCTGCAGAACACTATCGTGTTTTACGGCGACGCCTCGGATCAGGAGCTGTTGGCCGAAGAGCATATCGATCAGATCGATCTGTTTATCGCCATCACCAACGATGACGAGGCCAACATCATGTCCGCGATGCTCGCCAAGCGGATGGGAGCGAAGAAAGCGATGGTGCTGATCCAGCGCCGCGCCTATGTTGACCTGGTGCAGGGCAGCGTGATCGACATTGCCATCTCCCCGCAGCAGGCCACCATTTCGGCTCTGCTGAGCCATGTGCGTAAAGCAGATATCGTCGGCGTCTCTTCCCTGCGCCGCGGCGTGGCGGAAGCGATCGAGGCGATTGCCCACGGTGAAGAGTCCACCTCGCGGGTGGTGGGCCGGATGATCGAAGAGATCAAACTCCCACCGGGCACCATCATCGGCGGCGTGGTGCGCGGTAACGATGTGATGATCGCCAGTAACGATCTGCGCATTGAGCAGGGCGATCATGTGATCATGTTCCTGACCGATAAAAAATTCGTCCCTGATGTTGAGCGTCTGTTTCAGCCCAGTCCGTTCTTTCTGTAA
- the mscL gene encoding large-conductance mechanosensitive channel protein MscL, whose product MSLFKEFRDFAMRGNVVDLAVGVIIGAAFGKIVSSLVANIIMPPLGLLIGGVDFKQFSWVLKPADGATPAVVMEYGAFLQTVFDFVIVAFAIFMAIKLMNRLYKKKEVEKPVAKPSAEETLLSEIRDLLKEQNNKPL is encoded by the coding sequence ATGAGTTTATTCAAAGAGTTTCGCGATTTCGCGATGCGTGGCAACGTCGTCGATCTGGCGGTGGGTGTCATTATTGGTGCGGCGTTTGGCAAGATCGTCTCATCACTGGTAGCAAATATCATTATGCCGCCGCTGGGGTTGCTGATCGGTGGTGTCGACTTTAAACAGTTTAGCTGGGTGCTTAAGCCCGCTGATGGCGCCACCCCGGCCGTGGTGATGGAGTATGGTGCGTTCCTGCAGACGGTGTTTGATTTTGTTATCGTTGCGTTTGCCATCTTCATGGCCATCAAGCTGATGAACAGGCTCTATAAAAAGAAAGAAGTCGAGAAACCGGTAGCCAAACCTTCAGCGGAAGAGACCCTGCTGTCAGAAATCCGCGACCTGCTGAAAGAACAGAATAACAAACCGCTGTAA
- the rpsK gene encoding 30S ribosomal protein S11, whose protein sequence is MAKAPVRARKRVRKQVSDGVAHVHASFNNTIVTITDRQGNALGWATAGGSGFRGSRKSTPFAAQVAAERCAEAVKDYGIKNLEVMVKGPGPGRESTIRALNAAGFRITNITDVTPIPHNGCRPPKKRRV, encoded by the coding sequence ATGGCAAAGGCACCAGTTCGTGCACGTAAGCGTGTAAGAAAGCAAGTCTCTGATGGCGTGGCTCATGTCCATGCATCTTTCAACAACACCATCGTCACTATTACCGATCGTCAGGGTAATGCGCTGGGTTGGGCAACAGCCGGTGGTTCCGGTTTCCGTGGTTCTCGTAAATCTACGCCGTTCGCTGCACAGGTTGCTGCTGAACGTTGCGCAGAGGCCGTGAAAGATTACGGTATTAAGAACTTGGAAGTTATGGTTAAGGGTCCAGGTCCAGGCCGCGAATCAACGATTCGTGCTCTGAACGCTGCTGGTTTCCGCATCACTAATATTACTGATGTGACTCCGATCCCTCACAACGGTTGTCGTCCGCCGAAAAAACGTCGCGTATAA
- the rpsD gene encoding 30S ribosomal protein S4, with protein MARYLGPKLKLSRREGTDLFLKSGVRAIDTKCKIEQAPGQHGARKPRLSDYGVQLREKQKVRRIYGVLERQFRNYYKEAARLKGNTGANLLALLEGRLDNVVYRMGFGATRAEARQLVSHKSVMVNGRVVSIASYQVTPNDVVSIREKAKKQSRVKAALELAEQREKPTWLEVDATKMEGVFKRIPERTDLSADINEHLIVELYSK; from the coding sequence ATGGCAAGATATTTGGGTCCTAAGCTCAAGCTGAGCCGTCGTGAAGGCACAGACCTGTTCCTTAAGTCTGGCGTTCGCGCGATTGATACCAAGTGTAAGATTGAACAAGCTCCTGGTCAGCACGGTGCGCGCAAGCCACGTCTGTCTGACTATGGCGTACAGTTACGTGAAAAGCAGAAAGTTCGTCGTATCTACGGCGTGCTGGAGCGTCAGTTCCGTAACTATTATAAAGAAGCAGCACGTCTGAAAGGCAACACCGGTGCAAACCTGTTAGCTCTGCTGGAAGGTCGTCTGGATAACGTTGTTTACCGTATGGGCTTTGGCGCCACTCGTGCAGAAGCACGTCAGCTGGTTAGCCACAAATCTGTTATGGTAAACGGTCGCGTTGTCAGCATCGCTTCTTATCAGGTAACTCCGAATGACGTTGTTAGCATCCGTGAGAAAGCCAAAAAGCAGTCTCGCGTGAAAGCCGCTCTGGAGCTGGCTGAGCAGCGTGAAAAGCCAACCTGGCTGGAAGTTGATGCGACTAAGATGGAAGGTGTGTTCAAGCGTATTCCTGAACGTACCGATCTGTCTGCGGACATTAACGAACACCTGATCGTCGAGCTTTACTCCAAGTAA
- the rpmJ gene encoding 50S ribosomal protein L36, with the protein MKVRASVKKLCRNCKIIRRDGVVRVICSAEPKHKQRQG; encoded by the coding sequence ATGAAAGTTCGTGCTTCCGTCAAGAAATTATGTCGTAACTGCAAAATCATCCGTCGCGACGGCGTCGTACGTGTGATCTGCAGCGCCGAGCCAAAGCATAAACAGCGCCAAGGCTGA
- the secY gene encoding preprotein translocase subunit SecY — MAKQPGLDFQSAKGGFGELKRRLLFVIGALIVFRIGSFIPIPGIDATVLAKLLEQQRGTIIEMFNMFSGGALSRASIFALGIMPYISASIIIQLLTVVHPALAEIKKEGEAGRRKISQYTRYGTLVLGIFQAVGIATGLPNMPGMQGLVLNPGFAFYFTAVVSLVTGTMFLMWLGEQITERGIGNGISIIIFAGIVAGLPPAIGHTIEQARQGDLHFLLLLLVAVLVFAVTFFVVFVERGQRRIVVNYAKRQQGRRVYAAQSTHLPLKVNMAGVIPAIFASSIILFPATIASWFGGGTGWNWLTTISMYLQPGQPLYVLLYATAIIFFCFFYTALVFNPRETADNLKKSGAFVPGIRPGEQTAKYIDKVMTRLTLIGALYITFICLIPEFMRDAMKVPFYFGGTSLLIVVVVIMDFMAQVQTLMMSSQYESALKKANLKGYGR, encoded by the coding sequence ATGGCTAAACAACCGGGATTAGATTTTCAAAGTGCCAAAGGGGGTTTTGGCGAACTGAAACGCAGACTTCTGTTTGTGATCGGGGCGCTGATTGTTTTCCGTATTGGCTCTTTTATTCCAATCCCTGGTATTGATGCCACTGTACTTGCCAAGTTGCTTGAGCAACAGCGTGGCACCATCATTGAGATGTTTAACATGTTCTCTGGTGGTGCTCTGAGCCGTGCTTCTATCTTTGCCCTGGGTATTATGCCGTACATTTCGGCCTCTATTATTATCCAGCTGCTGACGGTGGTTCATCCCGCGTTAGCTGAAATCAAGAAAGAAGGGGAGGCTGGCCGTCGTAAGATAAGCCAGTACACCCGTTACGGTACTCTGGTACTCGGTATATTCCAGGCGGTCGGTATTGCTACCGGCCTGCCGAATATGCCTGGAATGCAAGGTCTGGTGTTAAACCCTGGCTTCGCCTTCTACTTTACCGCTGTTGTCAGCCTGGTCACCGGAACAATGTTCCTGATGTGGCTGGGTGAGCAGATTACTGAACGAGGTATCGGCAACGGTATCTCGATCATAATCTTCGCGGGTATCGTTGCGGGTCTACCGCCGGCCATTGGCCATACCATCGAGCAAGCGCGGCAAGGCGACCTGCACTTCCTCCTGTTGCTGTTGGTTGCAGTTCTCGTATTTGCAGTGACCTTCTTCGTTGTTTTCGTTGAGCGTGGTCAACGCCGCATTGTGGTGAACTATGCGAAACGTCAGCAAGGCCGTCGTGTCTATGCTGCGCAGAGCACACATTTACCGTTGAAAGTGAACATGGCCGGGGTTATCCCAGCGATCTTCGCCTCCAGCATCATTCTGTTCCCGGCAACCATCGCGTCATGGTTCGGGGGCGGTACGGGCTGGAACTGGTTGACAACTATTTCGATGTATTTGCAACCAGGTCAGCCGCTTTATGTGTTACTCTATGCGACTGCAATCATCTTCTTCTGTTTCTTCTACACAGCGTTGGTGTTCAACCCACGTGAAACAGCAGATAACCTGAAGAAGTCTGGTGCATTTGTACCAGGTATTCGTCCGGGAGAACAAACGGCGAAGTACATCGATAAAGTAATGACGCGTTTAACCCTTATCGGGGCGCTGTACATTACCTTTATCTGCCTGATCCCGGAGTTCATGCGTGATGCGATGAAAGTTCCATTCTACTTCGGCGGTACATCACTGCTGATCGTAGTGGTTGTCATCATGGACTTTATGGCTCAAGTGCAAACTCTGATGATGTCTAGTCAGTACGAGTCTGCATTGAAGAAAGCAAACCTGAAGGGCTACGGCCGTTAA
- the rpsM gene encoding 30S ribosomal protein S13, translated as MARIAGINIPDQKHTVIALTAIFGIGKTRSQAICAATGIAENVKIRELSEEQIDILRDAVAKYVVEGDLRREITLSIKRLMDLGCYRGLRHRRGLPVRGQRTKTNARTRKGPRKPIKK; from the coding sequence GTGGCCCGTATAGCAGGCATTAACATTCCTGATCAGAAACATACCGTTATTGCATTAACTGCAATCTTCGGCATCGGTAAAACCCGCTCACAGGCTATCTGTGCAGCAACGGGTATTGCTGAAAATGTTAAGATCAGAGAGCTGTCTGAAGAGCAAATCGACATTCTGCGTGACGCTGTTGCAAAGTATGTTGTTGAAGGCGATCTGCGTCGTGAAATTACCCTGAGCATCAAGCGTCTTATGGACCTTGGCTGCTATCGTGGTTTACGCCATCGTCGTGGTCTTCCAGTACGCGGTCAGCGTACCAAGACCAACGCACGTACCCGTAAGGGTCCGCGTAAACCGATCAAGAAATAA
- the rplO gene encoding 50S ribosomal protein L15 codes for MRLNTLSPADGSKHASKRLGRGIGSGLGKTGGRGHKGQNSRSGGGVRRGFEGGQMPLYRRLPKFGFTSRKAMVTTEVRLSDLAKVEGGIVDLNTLKAANIIGIQIEFAKVILSGEVSVPVTIRGLRVTKGARVAIEAAGGKIEE; via the coding sequence ATGCGTTTAAATACTCTGTCTCCGGCCGACGGTTCTAAGCACGCTTCCAAGCGTCTGGGTCGTGGTATCGGTTCTGGCCTCGGTAAAACCGGCGGTCGTGGTCACAAAGGTCAGAACTCTCGTTCTGGCGGTGGCGTGCGTCGTGGGTTCGAAGGCGGCCAGATGCCTCTGTACCGTCGTCTGCCGAAGTTCGGTTTCACCTCGCGTAAAGCAATGGTGACAACTGAAGTTCGTCTGTCTGACCTGGCGAAAGTTGAAGGCGGCATCGTCGACCTGAACACGCTGAAAGCGGCAAACATTATCGGTATTCAGATTGAGTTCGCGAAAGTGATCCTGTCTGGTGAAGTTTCTGTACCGGTAACAATCCGCGGTCTGCGTGTGACCAAAGGCGCTCGTGTTGCAATCGAAGCTGCCGGCGGGAAAATTGAGGAATAA
- the rpoA gene encoding DNA-directed RNA polymerase subunit alpha translates to MQGSVTEFLKPRLVDIEQVSSTHAKVTLEPLERGFGHTLGNALRRILLSSMPGCAVTEVEIDGVLHEYSTKEGVQEDILEILLNLKGLAVRVQGKDEVILTLNKSGIGPVTAADITHDGDVEIVKPQHLICHLTDENAAISMRIKVQRGRGYVPASARIHSEEDERPIGRLLVDACYSPVERIAYNVEAARVEQRTDLDKLVIEMETNGTIDPEEAIRRAATILAEQLEAFVDLRDVRQPEVKEEKPEFDPILLRPVDDLELTVRSANCLKAEAIHYIGDLVQRTEVELLKTPNLGKKSLTEIKDVLASRGLSLGMRLENWPPASIADE, encoded by the coding sequence ATGCAGGGTTCTGTGACAGAGTTTCTAAAACCGCGCCTGGTAGATATCGAGCAAGTGAGTTCGACGCACGCCAAGGTGACCCTTGAGCCTTTAGAGCGTGGCTTTGGCCATACTCTTGGTAACGCGCTGCGCCGTATTCTGCTTTCATCAATGCCGGGTTGCGCGGTGACCGAGGTTGAAATTGATGGTGTACTGCATGAGTACAGCACCAAAGAGGGTGTACAGGAAGATATCCTGGAAATCCTGCTCAACCTTAAAGGTTTGGCGGTAAGAGTTCAGGGCAAAGATGAAGTTATTCTTACTCTGAATAAATCTGGCATTGGCCCTGTGACTGCAGCCGATATCACCCATGATGGTGATGTCGAAATCGTCAAGCCGCAGCACCTGATCTGCCATCTGACCGATGAGAACGCCGCTATCAGCATGCGTATCAAAGTTCAGCGTGGTCGTGGTTATGTGCCGGCGTCTGCCCGAATTCATTCGGAAGAAGATGAGCGCCCGATCGGTCGTCTGTTAGTCGACGCCTGCTACAGCCCTGTAGAGCGTATTGCCTACAATGTTGAAGCAGCGCGTGTTGAACAGCGTACTGACCTGGACAAGCTGGTCATCGAAATGGAAACCAACGGCACTATCGATCCTGAAGAAGCGATCCGCCGTGCGGCTACCATCCTGGCAGAACAACTTGAAGCTTTCGTTGACTTACGTGATGTTCGTCAGCCGGAAGTTAAAGAAGAGAAACCAGAATTCGATCCGATCTTGCTGCGCCCTGTTGACGATCTGGAATTGACTGTCCGCTCTGCTAACTGCCTTAAGGCAGAAGCTATCCACTACATCGGTGATCTGGTACAGCGTACCGAGGTTGAGCTGCTTAAAACGCCTAACCTTGGTAAAAAATCTCTTACTGAGATTAAAGATGTGCTGGCTTCTCGTGGTCTGTCTCTGGGCATGCGCCTGGAAAACTGGCCGCCAGCTAGCATTGCTGATGAATAA